In one window of Pecten maximus unplaced genomic scaffold, xPecMax1.1, whole genome shotgun sequence DNA:
- the LOC117321328 gene encoding toll-like receptor 4 gives TLHSLFYGLRNLEYLDLSENNLDVSSFDTTTFHILEKLKYLNIQRNHFHLTKLYPQYAFAHMSQLETLIIDIFEGFRFGSGFLNLTKLHRIEFNYVSEERVSFRNSSFLGLKNSNISCLDISVRMKKIEIDCLSPFNRLTSLSLSSEQTIPINVLLRALYGLRGRTMESVTLHTNDVLFNGMIHLTDSDFSYLCTICIKKLNLTRNSIGTIPVSSIVSWTKRPCLEMLDLSRNIFYSPVILVLINLFPSIRYVDLSYMGERPMRKRDIPFNRQTVFFIPRNLRYLNVTHCPIDGALMNFSISTENNLHVLDLSNPTRTPRCSYGFFTGLIHLTELDISGFECSTPYLEPLTEMHNLTRFGASHCSLGDSFTANTTLFKGLYNLTSVDISSNNIKTLNIQLFEDQKDSLHTLVLAQNNMERLPTGLLQSLSVLEILDMSKNLITTLTISEYVALNEMQMRTEQFRINLSGNRLVCSCDNVDFISWIETTRAIYNKEELVCSVPGGTQMRIEEFLETFDQFQENCVSQFWLIVSVTLCVLLIVLGIASRESWRRSVWLRVRCREPSAYDKYPYDIFISYSDEDSGWVANTFAQWLNENGIQYCLDEKSFIPGRDIADNIMDAIDSSRRTVFVVSSSYFEREWTMFTMKLASVYSFRVGRENMNIVILLNDIKRSEFPKLMRKNWDVIRPLNLPKESRKDRERNITAQQVFWKRLLKRIQS, from the coding sequence acacttcattctttattttacGGGCTTCGTAATTTAGAGTATCTGGATTTATCTGAAAACAATCTCGATGTTTCTTCATTCGACACTACAACTTTTCATATCTTGgaaaaacttaaatatttaaacattcaaCGAAATCATTTCCACTTGACGAAACTATATCCGCAATATGCATTTGCTCACATGTCACAACTGGAGACTcttattatagatatttttgAAGGATTCCGATTCGGAAGTGGATTTTTGAATTTAACCAAACTGCATAGAATAGAATTTAATTATGTTAGTGAAGAACGGGTGTCATTTCGAAATTCATCTTTTCTCGGACTTAAGAACTCAAATATCTCGTGTTTAGATATCTCTGTGCGGATGAAAAAAATTGAGATCGATTGCTTGTCTCCGTTTAACAGACTAACATCGCTTAGTTTGAGTTCAGAACAAACCATACCAATAAACGTTCTTCTGAGAGCACTTTATGGATTGCGGGGAAGAACAATGGAATCAGTGACACTGCATACAAACGATGTTTTATTTAACGGAATGATCCATTTGACGGACTCGGATTTTTCCTACCTGTGTACTATCTGTATAAAAAAGCTTAATTTAACTCGAAATTCTATAGGAACAATACCAGTGTCGTCGATTGTGTCGTGGACTAAAAGACCGTGCCTGGAGATGTTAGACTTATcaagaaacatattttattctCCTGTAATTTTAGTACTTATTAATTTATTTCCATCTATTAGGTATGTGGATCTATCATACATGGGTGAGAGACCGATGAGGAAACGTGACATTCCGTTTAATCGACAAACTGTCTTTTTCATACCAAGAAATCTTCGTTATCTTAACGTGACGCATTGTCCCATAGACGGAGCTCTGATGAATTTTTCAATATCAACTGAAAATAATCTACATGTTCTCGACCTAAGTAACCCTACCCGAACTCCGCGGTGTTCCTACGGATTCTTCACAGGGTTGATACACCTCACGGAATTGGACATATCAGGCTTTGAATGTTCAACGCCATATCTTGAACCACTCACAGAAATGCATAACTTGACACGTTTTGGGGCCAGTCACTGTAGCCTTGGTGACAGTTTTACTGCAAATACTACTTTATTCAAAGGATTGTACAATTTGACATCTGTTGATATTTCGTCAAATAATATAAAGACACTTAACATTCAGTTATTTGAGGATCAAAAGGATTCCCTTCATACCCTAGTCCTAGCCCAGAATAACATGGAAAGACTTCCGACTGGATTACTTCAAAGCCTCAGTGTGTTGGAAATACTTGACATGAGCAAAAATCTCATAACCACACTGACAATATCAGAATATGTTGCTCTTAATGAAATGCAAATGAGAACAGAACAGTTCAGGATTAATCTTTCCGGAAATCGTCTAGTTTGCAGCTGTGACAATGTGGATTTCATTTCGTGGATAGAAACTACACGGGCTATTTATAACAAGGAGGAACTTGTTTGTTCGGTTCCAGGAGGAACGCAAATGAGGATTGAAGAATTCCTTGAAACGTTTGATCAATTTCAGGAAAATTGTGTCTCCCAATTCTGGTTGATCGTCTCCGTTACACTTTGTGTTCTTTTGATTGTGTTAGGTATTGCATCTCGGGAATCATGGCGGCGCAGTGTTTGGCTGCGAGTCAGGTGCCGAGAGCCATCTGCATATGATAAATATCCTTACGACATTTTTATATCTTACAGTGACGAAGATTCTGGCTGGGTAGCAAACACATTTGCCCAATGGCTAAATGAAAACGGAATCCAATACTGCTTAGATGAAAAGAGCTTTATTCCAGGGCGTGACATAGCTGATAACATTATGGACGCCATAGATAGTTCGCGTCGAACTGTTTTCGTTGTAAGCAGTTCATATTTTGAACGTGAGTGGACGATGTTTACGATGAAATTAGCCAGTGTTTATTCATTTCGCGTAGGTCGAGAGAACATgaatattgtgattttgttaAACGATATCAAACGGAGTGAATTTCCAAAGCTCATGCGTAAGAACTGGGATGTCATTCGTCCTTTAAATTTGCCAAAGGAAAGTAGGAAAGATCGAGAAAGAAACATCACTGCACAGCAGGTGTTTTGGAAAAGATTGTTAAAACGCATTCAGTCATAG